From Fusobacterium sp. DD2, the proteins below share one genomic window:
- a CDS encoding D-Ala-D-Ala carboxypeptidase family metallohydrolase, translated as MRMTLKKSGLLLFTLLLFLFSGCSSTPPINRREKISKYFTMGEAVNSSIAKRRGIANVPNGREQMNIRYTAQRLDEVRRILGRPVIVTSWYRSRQLNRAVGGSRTSAHREGLAADIMLKKGRLGRLEFEKVRKRMSSYDQLIYYPYRGHLHVGFRRNRFKDRREAMIKR; from the coding sequence ATGAGAATGACTTTAAAAAAGTCTGGATTATTACTATTTACCCTGTTATTATTTCTTTTTAGTGGGTGTTCATCAACACCACCTATTAATCGAAGAGAGAAAATCTCTAAATATTTTACAATGGGTGAGGCTGTAAATAGCAGTATTGCAAAAAGAAGAGGAATTGCTAATGTTCCAAATGGAAGAGAGCAGATGAATATAAGATATACAGCACAAAGACTCGATGAAGTAAGAAGGATACTTGGAAGACCTGTTATAGTAACCAGCTGGTATAGAAGTAGACAGCTTAACAGAGCAGTTGGAGGATCTAGAACCTCTGCACATAGAGAGGGGCTTGCTGCTGATATTATGCTTAAAAAAGGAAGATTGGGAAGACTTGAATTTGAAAAAGTTAGAAAAAGAATGAGCAGTTATGACCAGTTGATATACTATCCTTATAGAGGTCATCTTCACGTGGGATTTAGAAGAAACAGATTTAAAGATAGAAGAGAAGCAATGATAAAAAGATAG
- a CDS encoding NUDIX hydrolase, with protein sequence MDRFKELGEKELFKNAHITVYSRKLQLPNEKVVDWTFTGKQDAVGVVAVLEGDNILLVKQYRPAVREVTVEIPAGLVEKGEDPSVAAIRELEEETGYKALNLEKICDYYMSPGVSEGRFHLYYSDKLIKTEQNLDEDEFLEVEEVALKDVNMSELSDAKSILAVEYAKRKRNIE encoded by the coding sequence ATGGACAGATTTAAAGAACTAGGGGAAAAAGAACTTTTTAAAAACGCACATATTACTGTGTATTCAAGAAAATTACAATTGCCAAATGAGAAAGTTGTAGATTGGACATTTACAGGGAAACAGGATGCAGTAGGAGTAGTAGCAGTACTAGAAGGAGATAATATCCTTCTTGTAAAACAGTATAGACCAGCTGTGAGAGAGGTAACTGTTGAGATACCTGCAGGTCTTGTAGAAAAGGGTGAAGACCCAAGTGTTGCTGCTATAAGAGAACTTGAAGAGGAGACAGGGTACAAAGCTCTCAATTTAGAGAAAATCTGTGATTATTATATGAGTCCTGGAGTAAGTGAAGGAAGATTCCATCTATACTACAGTGATAAGTTAATAAAAACAGAACAGAATCTTGATGAAGATGAATTTTTAGAAGTTGAGGAAGTGGCATTAAAAGATGTAAATATGTCAGAGCTTTCTGATGCAAAATCAATTTTGGCAGTTGAGTATGCAAAGAGAAAGAGGAATATAGAATGA
- a CDS encoding AarF/UbiB family protein: MLSSKFVKFIKSFKSNDISDLDCGVELGRLGIRIAQEYSTRFDLLPIDKCLYLAEFQTPSIEKAEKHLLNLVPKFDPLFSLMEYYDNYPYMYSDINYTFKACLKSGVEISIKAVNPTAKNNYFKKVNALQNKLKYIAFFHPWVQEYKIREILEEVEKNSAQKASLSNEINYTNSLNEYLNAYKEILHLEDVRFPKIYAYMSSENMVVSEYTYGTYFYEMLQFNKLKYEDVLKLVKAQLFFMLKIGVFYNNLHSGNLLYSEEGKIYYLDCNTLESLTSDTKIQLFRLFKAVALGNYPYASVILNELSDLSLSTPQLEELSATIKEIFATDKEEYKEAFFIKIMKSFRAASKLGMTFESEIYPIFKCLVYLDSLIFKTKSKNSKIKSDILQILDDIEGILKDNNPLT; this comes from the coding sequence ATGCTTTCATCAAAATTTGTAAAATTTATAAAGAGTTTTAAAAGCAACGATATTTCAGATCTTGATTGTGGTGTAGAATTAGGACGACTTGGAATAAGAATTGCTCAGGAATATTCAACAAGATTTGATCTTTTACCTATTGATAAATGTCTCTATCTTGCTGAATTTCAAACTCCATCTATAGAAAAAGCTGAAAAACATCTTTTAAACCTGGTTCCAAAGTTTGATCCGCTTTTTTCTCTTATGGAGTATTATGACAACTATCCATATATGTATTCAGACATAAATTACACCTTTAAAGCCTGTCTTAAGAGCGGTGTTGAAATATCTATAAAAGCAGTAAACCCAACAGCTAAAAATAATTATTTTAAAAAGGTCAATGCCTTACAAAATAAATTAAAATATATAGCATTTTTTCATCCATGGGTACAGGAGTATAAAATACGTGAAATTCTGGAAGAAGTTGAAAAAAATAGTGCTCAAAAGGCTTCACTATCTAATGAAATTAACTATACCAATAGCCTTAATGAGTATCTTAATGCATATAAGGAAATTCTCCATCTTGAAGATGTAAGATTTCCTAAAATCTATGCTTATATGTCTTCAGAAAACATGGTTGTCAGTGAATATACATATGGAACATATTTTTATGAGATGCTTCAATTTAACAAACTTAAATATGAAGATGTGTTAAAACTTGTAAAAGCACAACTATTTTTTATGCTTAAAATAGGAGTATTTTATAATAATTTACATTCAGGAAACCTTCTCTACAGTGAAGAGGGTAAGATATACTACTTAGACTGTAATACTTTAGAAAGTCTAACTTCAGATACTAAAATACAGCTATTTAGATTATTTAAAGCTGTTGCATTGGGAAATTATCCATATGCATCTGTAATTTTAAATGAACTTAGTGATCTCTCTTTAAGTACTCCTCAATTAGAAGAACTTTCAGCAACAATCAAAGAGATTTTTGCTACTGATAAAGAGGAATATAAAGAAGCTTTCTTTATAAAAATAATGAAATCATTTAGAGCTGCTTCTAAATTAGGTATGACATTTGAATCTGAAATATACCCTATTTTCAAATGTCTTGTCTATCTTGATTCACTTATTTTTAAAACTAAGTCTAAAAACAGTAAAATTAAATCAGATATTTTGCAGATTTTAGACGA
- a CDS encoding RNA methyltransferase gives MEHINSPENGTVKKIKKLKLKKYREESRQFLAEGHKFLDFEYKPEMIIVREDILNQKFIMDKLEKFDCRKISLDDRLFNQLSSQENSQGVILVYPYCNSSLNDIHKDVIVLDKVQDPGNLGTIIRVADAAGFKDIILSKGSCDCYNEKVVRSSMGSIFNMNLVYLEENEVIDNLKNKGYKFIVTALKENSVPYTEMKLAEKNAIIFGSEGNGVSDRFLEVADETVIIPIYGSAESLNVAIASGIVIYKVRELVNKK, from the coding sequence GTGGAACATATTAACAGTCCTGAAAATGGGACAGTAAAAAAAATAAAAAAACTTAAATTAAAAAAATATAGAGAAGAGAGCAGACAATTTTTGGCAGAGGGACATAAGTTTCTTGATTTTGAGTATAAGCCTGAGATGATAATTGTAAGAGAGGATATTTTAAATCAGAAATTTATAATGGATAAACTTGAAAAATTTGACTGCAGAAAGATTTCTCTTGATGATAGACTGTTTAATCAGTTGAGTTCTCAGGAGAATTCACAGGGAGTTATTCTTGTGTATCCTTATTGCAACTCTTCTTTAAATGATATTCATAAAGATGTGATAGTACTTGATAAGGTACAGGATCCTGGAAATCTTGGAACTATTATTAGAGTAGCAGATGCAGCGGGATTTAAGGATATTATTTTAAGTAAAGGTAGCTGTGACTGCTATAATGAAAAGGTAGTAAGAAGCAGTATGGGTTCAATATTTAATATGAATTTAGTCTACCTTGAAGAAAATGAAGTGATAGATAATTTAAAAAATAAAGGTTATAAATTTATTGTAACAGCATTAAAAGAAAATTCTGTTCCTTATACTGAGATGAAACTTGCTGAAAAAAATGCTATTATTTTTGGAAGTGAAGGAAATGGAGTATCTGACAGATTTTTAGAAGTTGCAGATGAAACAGTTATTATACCTATATATGGAAGTGCAGAATCACTAAATGTAGCTATTGCTTCTGGAATAGTTATATATAAAGTAAGAGAACTTGTAAATAAAAAATAA